GAAATCAAAAAAGTGGCTTCGGTTACATCAATTAGTTTTCCTGGTACATTGTAGTCGTTCGCCAACCCAATTTGAATGGTTTCTTGGTCGATATCTTTAAGATGGTTAAGCATGCATTCGGTAGCATCAAAATTGAATACCTTTCCTTTTTTGGTGACCATCTGTGCAGCATGTTGTTTGTCGACAATTGTCATTTTACAATAATGACATCCAGCCTCACCATAGGCAATTGGTTTTGGACCAATAGAACATGATATACCAAGAATCAAGGATAAAAACAATATCTTCTTCATAAGCACGATGTTAAGTTGAATAGTTAAGATTGCTCGCTTTTTTATACTTCCAACCCAAATAACCGGCGATTAGGGTAAGGCACATGCCAAGAAACATGAAATAGGCCCCAAGTCTTGGATAGGAGTACGCATCAAAATTCAACATTTTTTGATGCCCCAATAATGGTGGTTTATAACTCATTGGAGTTCCGTCTGGGTTCACCAATTTCATTATCGCTTTTGGGTCTAGGTTTGTTCCATAATCCAACAACCAAGCATTAAAGTCGTACATGCCCAAAACACCTAGAATGGTCATCAAAATAAACCATCCAAAAAACCAATGATAGGATATTTTATCGAAGTACCCCAAAGCTCCGAAGAGTACCCCAAAACCTACCATTCCACCGATAACGAGCGGAAATACACTAAATTCCCACATATCTTCTGGCTTTGGCAACGTTTTCATGCCAATGTAGTGGTTGAGGCCATCTATATTCTGAATATCAAACTCGCTTTGCCCCTGCAAACCATTAATGTAAATATTGATTCCCAAAGGTTCTGGATATTGTGGTGCTCCCAGTTCTATGTTCCACAATGGGAACACGAAAAGTCCCATTAATAATGCAGAACCAACTATCATTGCTAAACTAGCCTTTTTCATTTATTCATTTTTTGATTATGACACCTTGATGTTTCCCCTGTAATTAAAAAAAAGCGGGCAGGTCATCGACACAGCCCGCTTCTATCATTGGTTAGATGGTGTTACTCTCCTAAAGACCAAGAAAGTTCAATGTCTGAATTTGCTGGAGATACCCGTACGTATCCCTGCATTTCTTGATGTAATGCGGAACAAAAATCTGTGCAGTAAAAAGGCCATACCCCTACTTTTTTGGGTTCCCAAATAGACGTTTTTGTCTGTCCTGGCATAACTAATAGTTCCGATGTATTCTGACCGATTATAGAGAAGCCATGTGGTACATCAAAATCTTGCTCATGATTGGTTATATGGAAATAGACCTTATCCCCCACCTTAACTCCTTCTATATTGTCTGGTGTAAAGTGACTACGAATGGTACTCATATAAATGTGCACTTCATTACCATTTCTTTCTACTCTGGCTTCCGATGGATTACTAACCGCATATGGGTGTTTATTATCATCCAATCTGTAGATTTTCTTGGATTTTGGCGCCAATAATTCAGCTGGACATCCTGCTGCATAATGTGGTTCACCGTGGGTCGGAAAATCGTAGATCAGCTCCATTTTTTCACCAGATATGTCGTAAATCTGTGCAGAGTGCTCCATTTCTGGTCCAGTGGGCAAGTAACGATCTTTCGTGATTTTGTTCATCGCCACTACATACTTGCCAAAAGGTTTACGGGAATTACCGCCAGGAATCATAAGGTGACCTACGGAATAGAAGGTTGGTTTACGGTCTACAACTTCCCAGGTACCAAGTTTCCATTTCACAACTTCGGATGAAATAAAGAACGTTGTGTATGCATTGCCTTTTTCATCAAATTCTGTGTGAAGTGGTCCTAGTCCACCACTTTTTACTGTTCCGGCCAAAACATCTTCAAACTTTAAAATAGGGATTCCGTAAGCTTCACCATCAAACTTTTCATCCTCTATCGCTGCAATCATTTTATCAAATGAATGTACCGTTAAGTCGGCGGAAAGCTTACCGTTGCCAATTATGTATTGACCAGTTGGATCAACATCGCAACCATGCGGAGATTTTGGAGTTGGCAAGAAAAATACAGCTCCAGGAACTTTTAAAGGATCTACGGTCAAAACCTCTTTTTTCATTGTGCTCGTTCCCATATGAGTACCTTCATCGTAAACGTTATGGGCATAGTCGGCAGGCATTTTGGTTCCACCACCATTGTTTACATATTCTTCAATCTTTTTCCAATTTACCGCAGCTATAAAATCTTTGTCATTTTGAGATGAATTCACTTCCATTAAAGAATTTGCTTCTTCGGTATTATAAGTAGTAAAGAAAAACCATCCATG
The nucleotide sequence above comes from Flagellimonas sp. HMM57. Encoded proteins:
- a CDS encoding nitrous oxide reductase accessory protein NosL; translation: MKKILFLSLILGISCSIGPKPIAYGEAGCHYCKMTIVDKQHAAQMVTKKGKVFNFDATECMLNHLKDIDQETIQIGLANDYNVPGKLIDVTEATFLISEGIPSPMGEYLTAFATKDAAQEGLDEHGGEIFTWEQLKEKFR
- the nosZ gene encoding Sec-dependent nitrous-oxide reductase; translated protein: MALIGVAMIISSCGNGSNKSSSNGALGSSAAEKVYVAPGQQDEFYAFLSGGYSGNLTVYGLPSGRMFKEIPVFSQFPTSGYGYSEETKPMLNTSFGFVPWDDAHHPDISQTNGELDGRWIFINGNNTPRVARINLSTFETEEIIEVPNSAGNHSSSFITENTEYVVAGTRFSVPVPQKDMPINEYKGNFKGALTFISVEPEHGNMDIKFQLLMPGFNYDLSHPGRGDSHGWFFFTTYNTEEANSLMEVNSSQNDKDFIAAVNWKKIEEYVNNGGGTKMPADYAHNVYDEGTHMGTSTMKKEVLTVDPLKVPGAVFFLPTPKSPHGCDVDPTGQYIIGNGKLSADLTVHSFDKMIAAIEDEKFDGEAYGIPILKFEDVLAGTVKSGGLGPLHTEFDEKGNAYTTFFISSEVVKWKLGTWEVVDRKPTFYSVGHLMIPGGNSRKPFGKYVVAMNKITKDRYLPTGPEMEHSAQIYDISGEKMELIYDFPTHGEPHYAAGCPAELLAPKSKKIYRLDDNKHPYAVSNPSEARVERNGNEVHIYMSTIRSHFTPDNIEGVKVGDKVYFHITNHEQDFDVPHGFSIIGQNTSELLVMPGQTKTSIWEPKKVGVWPFYCTDFCSALHQEMQGYVRVSPANSDIELSWSLGE